A genome region from Pelodiscus sinensis isolate JC-2024 chromosome 27, ASM4963464v1, whole genome shotgun sequence includes the following:
- the LOC102463918 gene encoding pepsin B-like isoform X2, translating to MPTLHSCWGRLVPQWGSPAPLPPGAVARQPQPSRWPGRIGLELANHARFNPNESSTFTNNGQTYTLSYGSGSLTVLLGYDTVTVQNIAITNQEFGLSEDEPTSPFYYSHFDGILGMAYPAMAVGGSYTPMQEMLKQGLLTEPIFSFYFSRQPTYSYGGEIIFGGVDTQLFSGQITWAPVTQEVYWQIGIDEFAIGQQATGWCSQGCQGIVDTGTFLLTVPQQYMGYFLQAVGAQESNGAYVVNCNNVQNMPTITFVISGSQFPLPPSAYVFNNNGYCTVGIEPTYLPSQNGQPLWILGDVFLKEYYSVYDMSNNRVGFAPSA from the exons ATGCCTACACTCCACagctgctggggaaggctggtACCACAGTGGGGCAGCCCCGCTCCCTTGCCGCCTGGAGCCGTAGCacgacagccccagccctccaggtggccaggaaggatcgggcTGGAACTGG CCAATCACGCCAGGTTCAACCCCAACGAGTCATCCACCTTTACCAACAATGGACAGACCTACACCCTAAGCTACGGGAGTGGCAGCCTGACTGTGCTTTTGGGATACGACACAGTGACG GTCCAGAACATTGCCATCACCAATCAGGAATTTGGGCTGAGTGAGGATGAACCGACCAGTCCTTTCTATTATTCGCATTTTGATGGGATTTTGGGAATGGCTTATCCCGCCATGGCAGTCGGGGGGTCCTATACACCTATGCAGGAGATGTTGAAGCAGGGCCTGCTTACTGAACCCATCTTCAGTTTCTATTTCTCCCG ACAACCAACATATAGTTATGGAGGCGAGATCATCTTTGGAGGTGTTGACACCCAGCTGTTCTCTGGCCAGATCACGTGGGCACCTGTGACCCAAGAAGTTTACTGGCAGATTGGCATTGACGA GTTCGCTATTGGACAGCAGGCAACTGGCTGGTGCAGCCAAGGTTGCCAGGGCATTGTGGACACAGGGACGTTTCTGCTCACCGTCCCACAGCAGTACATGGGGTACTTCCTGCAGGCTGTGGGGGCTCAGGAATCCAACGGAGCG TACGTGGTGAACTGCAACAATGTCCAGAACATGCCGACCATCACCTTTGTCATTAGCGGATCCCAGTTCCCGCTGCCCCCCTCTGCCTATGTCTTCAAC AATAACGGCTACTGCACGGTTGGCAttgagcccacctacctgcctTCCCAGAACGGGCAGCCTCTCTGGATCCTGGGCGACGTCTTCCTGAAGGAATACTATTCTGTCTATGACATGTCCAATAACAGAGTGGGCTTTGCCCCCTCAGCCTAG
- the LOC102463918 gene encoding pepsin B-like isoform X1: MKWLVLALVCLHLSEGLVRVTLRKGKSAREVMKEKGVLENFLKEHKVDPARKYHFNNFNVAEEPIANYLDSFYFGEISIGTPPQNFLVLFDTGSSNLWVPSTYCQSQACSNHARFNPNESSTFTNNGQTYTLSYGSGSLTVLLGYDTVTVQNIAITNQEFGLSEDEPTSPFYYSHFDGILGMAYPAMAVGGSYTPMQEMLKQGLLTEPIFSFYFSRQPTYSYGGEIIFGGVDTQLFSGQITWAPVTQEVYWQIGIDEFAIGQQATGWCSQGCQGIVDTGTFLLTVPQQYMGYFLQAVGAQESNGAYVVNCNNVQNMPTITFVISGSQFPLPPSAYVFNNNGYCTVGIEPTYLPSQNGQPLWILGDVFLKEYYSVYDMSNNRVGFAPSA, from the exons ATGAAGTGGCTCGTCCTTGCCTTGGTGTGTCTCCACCTCTCAGAGGGGCTGGTGAG AGTGACGCTGAGGAAAGGCAAGTCTGCCCGAGAGGTGATGAAGGAGAAGGGAGTGCTGGAAAATTTCCTGAAGGAGCACAAGGTTGATCCCGCCAGGAAGTACCACTTCAATAATTTCAATGTTGCTGAGGAACCAATAGCCAACTACCTGGAT TCCTTCTACTTCGGAGAGATCAGCATTGGAACCCCACCCCAGAACTTCTTGGTTCTCTTCGACACCGGCTCCTCCAACCTGTGGGTGCCCTCTACCtactgccagagccaggcctgct CCAATCACGCCAGGTTCAACCCCAACGAGTCATCCACCTTTACCAACAATGGACAGACCTACACCCTAAGCTACGGGAGTGGCAGCCTGACTGTGCTTTTGGGATACGACACAGTGACG GTCCAGAACATTGCCATCACCAATCAGGAATTTGGGCTGAGTGAGGATGAACCGACCAGTCCTTTCTATTATTCGCATTTTGATGGGATTTTGGGAATGGCTTATCCCGCCATGGCAGTCGGGGGGTCCTATACACCTATGCAGGAGATGTTGAAGCAGGGCCTGCTTACTGAACCCATCTTCAGTTTCTATTTCTCCCG ACAACCAACATATAGTTATGGAGGCGAGATCATCTTTGGAGGTGTTGACACCCAGCTGTTCTCTGGCCAGATCACGTGGGCACCTGTGACCCAAGAAGTTTACTGGCAGATTGGCATTGACGA GTTCGCTATTGGACAGCAGGCAACTGGCTGGTGCAGCCAAGGTTGCCAGGGCATTGTGGACACAGGGACGTTTCTGCTCACCGTCCCACAGCAGTACATGGGGTACTTCCTGCAGGCTGTGGGGGCTCAGGAATCCAACGGAGCG TACGTGGTGAACTGCAACAATGTCCAGAACATGCCGACCATCACCTTTGTCATTAGCGGATCCCAGTTCCCGCTGCCCCCCTCTGCCTATGTCTTCAAC AATAACGGCTACTGCACGGTTGGCAttgagcccacctacctgcctTCCCAGAACGGGCAGCCTCTCTGGATCCTGGGCGACGTCTTCCTGAAGGAATACTATTCTGTCTATGACATGTCCAATAACAGAGTGGGCTTTGCCCCCTCAGCCTAG